GCGGCCATCCGCGAGCTCGGCGGCGCGGCCGACGAAGGCCGCCTGCCGCTCATCGACAAGGCCTATGCCGCCGAAAGCGATGCCGGGCTCAAGGCGCAGCTCGGCCTGCTCCGCGCGGCAGTGCTGATCTCCGGCAGCGACAAGGCCAAGCGCCTCGAGGCCGCGAAGTCGCTGGCCGACAGCCGCGAGCCGGCGACGAAGACGCTGCTGCTCGAGCGGCTGAAGCCCGATGCCGAAACCGAGCCCGAGGTGCGCACCCAGCTGAAGCTCGCGCTGTCGGCCATCGAGTCGCGGCTCGCGTGGGGAGAGCGCCTCGGCGTCGCGTTCACCGGCGTGAGCCTGGGCTCGGTGCTGCTGCTCGTGGCGCTCGGCCTCGCCATCACCTACGGGCTGATGGGCGTGATCAACATGGCGCACGGCGAGCTGATGATGATCGGCGCCTACGCGACCTACGTCGTGCAGAACCTCTTCAAGGCCTGGCTGCCGGGCCTGTTCGACTGGTACATCGTCGCGGCGATCCCGGCCGCCTTCCTCGCCGCGGGCCTGGTCGGCGCCGCGATGGAGCGCAGCGTGATCCGCTTCCTGTACGGCCGCCCGCTGGAGACCCTGCTGGCCACCTGGGGCATCAGCCTGGTGCTGATGCAGGCGGTGCGCTCCGCGTTCGGCGCGCAGAACGTGCAGGTCGAGAACCCGGGCTGGCTGTCCGGCGGCGTGCAGGCGCTGTCCAACCTGACCCTGCCGTTCAACCGCATCGCGATCATCGTCTTCGCCGCGCTGGTGCTGGCGGGGCTGGCCTTCATGGTGGCGCGCACGCGGCTCGGGCTGTTCGTGCGCGGCGTGACGCAGAACCGGCCGATGGCCGCCTGCATGGGCGTGGACACGGCCAAGGTCGACACCTATGCCTTCGCACTCGGCTCGGGGATCGCGGGGCTCGCGGGCTGCGCGCTCTCGCAGGTGGGCAATGTGGGTCCCGACCTCGGGCAGGGCTACATCGTCGACTCGTTCATGGTGGTCGTGCTCGGCGGCGTCGGCCAGCTCGCCGGCACGGTCTACGCGGCCCTCGGACTCGGCGTGCTCAACAAGCTGCTCGAAGGGTGGCAGGGCGCGGTGCTCGCGAAGATCATGGTGCTCGTCTTCATCGTCGTGTTCATCCAGAAGCGTCCGCAAGGACTCTTCGCGATGAAGGGCCGGAGCGCCGAAGCATGAGCGCCTTGCCGAACCGACCCCTCCCCCCGACCCTCTCCCCCGTGTCCGGAGCGAGGGCGCCCTACGCCCTCTCCCGCTGGCGGGAGAGGGCCGGGGTGAGGGCGGGAGTCCTCGCTGCGCTGATCGCCGTGACGGTGCTCGCGCCCGTGCTCAACCTGCTCGTCCCCATCGGCCACCCGCTGCACTTGAGCGACTACGCCGTCGCGCTGATCGGCAAGATCATGTGCTACGCGATCTGCGCGCTGGCGATGGACCTGATATGGGGCTACACCGGCATCCTGTCGCTGGGTCACGGCGTGTTCTTCGCGCTCGGCGGGTACGCCATGGGCATGTACCTCATGCGCCAGATCGGCCGCGACGGCAACTACCAGAGCGAGCTGCCCGATTTCATGGTGTTCCTCGACTGGAAGACGCTGCCGTGGCACTGGTCGGTCAGCGACAGCTTCGCCGCGACGCTGCTGCTGATCGTGCTCGTGCCCGGCCTTCTGGCCTTCGTGTTCGGCTACTTCGCATTCCGCTCGCGAATCAAGGGCGTGTACTTCTCCATCATCACGCAGGCGATGACGTTCGCGACGATGCTGCTGTTCTTCCGCAACGAGACCGGCTTCGGCGGCAACAACGGCTTCACCGACTTCAAGCGAATCCTCGGCGTCGCCATCGCCAGGCCGTCGACGCGCATGGTGCTGTTCGTGCTGACCGGGCTCACGCTGATCGGCTTCTTCCTGTTCGCGCGCTGGCTGGTGGCCAGCAAGTTCGGCCGCGTGCTGCAGGCCATCCGCGACGCCGAGTCGCGCGTCATGTTCACCGGCTACGACCCGCTGCGCTACAAGCTCACCATCTGGGTGATCTCGGCGGTGATGTGCGGCATCGCGGGCGCGCTCTACGTGCCCCAGGTGGGCATCATCAACCCGAGCGAGATGTCTCCGGCAGCCAGCATCGAGATCGCCATCTGGACCGCGGTGGGCGGGCGCGCCTCGCTGGTCGGGCCCATCGTCGGCGCCTTCTTCGTCAACGGCGCGAAGAGCTGGTTCACGCAGGCGTTCCCGGAGTTCTGGCTGTACTTCCTCGGCGCGCTGTTCATCGCGGTGACGCTGTTCCTTCCGCAGGGAATCATCGGGCTGCTCACTCGCCGCAAGCAGGAGCCGCGCGCATGACGCCCGACCTGATGGAAGCCGGCGCGCGCGTGCGCGCTGCCATGGAAGCGAAGAAGGCCAACCCGGGCAGCTCGGGCGGCCGCTCGGCCAGCTACGGCCACGTCGTGCACGAGGGCGAGGTCGACACGCGGCACGGACCCATCCTCTACCTCGACGAGATCACGGTCAGCTTCGACGGCTTCAAGGCGCTCGATGCGCTGTCGCTGTGGATAGGCGCCGGCGAGCTGCGCTGCATCATCGGCCCGAACGGCGCCGGCAAGACCACGATGATGGACGTGATCACCGGCAAGACGCGGCCCGACGCGGGCAAGGCGTTCTTCGGCTCCACCATCGACCTGCTGCGCCTGCGCGAGAACCAGATCGCGTCGATCGGCATCGGCCGCAAGTTCCAGAAGCCGACCGTGTTCGAGCACCTGTCGGTGTTCCAGAACCTCGAGCTCGCGTTGAAGGACGACCGGGGCGTGAAGGCGGCCATGTTCTTCCGGCTCTCGGGCGAGCAGCTCGACCGCATCGGCGCGATGCTGGAACTCATCCACCTGAAGGACAGTGCGCAGCGCACCGCCGGCGCGCTGTCGCACGGCCAGAAGCAGTGGCTGGAGATCGGCATGCTGCTGATGCAGGATCCCAAGCTGCTGCTGCTCGACGAGCCGGTGGCCGGCATGACCGACGAGGAGACCGATCGCACCGCCGAGCTGTTCCGCTCGCTGCAGGGCAATCACTCGCTGGTCGTCGTCGAGCACGACATGAAGTTCATCCACGCGCTGACGCACGACGATCCGTCGAAGAAGGTGACGGTGCTGCACGAGGGCAGCGTGCTGGCGGAGGGCTCGCTGGTGGAGGTGCAGGCGAACGAGAAGGTGGTCGAGGTCTATCTCGGAAGGTGAGACGGGCATGCTCAAGGTCAACGGCATCAACCAGTATTACGGCGGTTCGCACATCCTGCGCAACGTCGGATTCGACGCGGAGCTCGGCCAGGTGACGGTCGTGCTGGGCCGCAACGGCGTCGGCAAGACCACGCTGCTGAAGAGCCTGATGGGCGTCGTCCCGGTGAAGACCGGCACCATCCGCCTCGACGGCGCCGACATCACGCGCGACACGCCGTACGAGCGCGTGCGCCGCGGCATCGGCTACGTGCCGCAGGGCCGCGAGATCTTCGGCCGCCTGACCGTCGAGGAGAACCTGCGCATGGGCCTGGCCTACAAGCCGGGGAGCACGGCCATCCCGGCCGAGCTGTTCGAGCTGTTCCCGGTGCTCAAGCAGATGCTCCATCGCCGCGGCGGCGACCTGTCCGGCGGACAGCAGCAGCAGCTGGCCATCGCCCGCGCCCTCGCCGCGGGCCCCAAGCTGCTGATCCTCGACGAGCCCACCGAGGGCATCCAGCCGAGCATCATCAAGGACATCGGCCGCGTGATCCGCATGCTCGCCGACCGCAAGACGATGGCCATCGTGCTGGTGGAGCAGTACTACGACTTCGCGGCCGAGCTCGCCGACCAGTACCTGGTGATGGAGCGCGGCGAGGTCGTGCAGAGCGGACGCGGAAAGGACATGACGATCGACGGCGTGCGGCAGCGCATGTCGATCTAGGTGCCTTGGGAGAGCGCCGCGCTCTTCCGCACCACGTCTAAGGCGCCGGCGGCGGGATGAGCGCATCGCTCATGCCCATCAGCCCCAGCTCGGTGGCGCGGCGCAGCGAAGCGACGGCCGCGTCGGGGCCGCTGAGGTTGCGCGTGGCCGCGGCCGAGAAGATCAGGTGGCTCGTGTCGCGCACGCCGTGGATGTCGGGCTGGATGTGATAGACGTCGGCGGTCATGTCGCGCAGCACGGCGTCCACGTCGGCCTGGGTGACGGCGCCCTTGGGGCCACTGCCCGGCACGCGGCGGTAGTCCTCGTTCGAGGTGACCCACACCGAGCCGTCGCGTGCCTGGAACACCCCGAGCATGTGACCGATGCTGCCGCTGCGAGGCTGCACATCCACGCTGCCCAGCGACTTGAAGCCGGCCTGCGTGAGCAGGCGGGTCTGCAGGTAGAGCTTGCTTTCGCAGTCGCCGATGTGGCGGCCGGCGCGCGAGCCCTGCGAGGTGATGTCGCTCCAAGCGTCGGGTGACCGTGCATCCATGACGGTGATCTGCGTGCCGCGCCGCATCGGGGGATCGCCGGCGCGCGCGGCTGCGCGGGCATCGGCCAGCGAATCGAACTCGTGCACCTGGCCCTGCCGGTCGCGATAGAACGCATGCGGCTGCGGGTTGGCGCCGTAGCGCGGATCGCTTGCGCCGGCCGCGCTGTAGTGCACGATGGAGCCGTTCGTGATCTCGCTGGCCGCCTGCATGATGCGATGAGGGTGGGGCGGCTGGATGAACATAGGGCGGCCATAGGCCTTCATGTAGCGCATCGCCTGGGCTTCGGTGGGCGGGTTGGCCACGCCGCCGGACAGCCACGAGACGCGATTCACCATGCGCGCGTTCGCGGCGAAGCCGTCGAGGTCGTTGACGGCCTGGTTGCCCCGCGCGCCCCACGTCAGGTCGACGCTCCAGCGTTCGCGCGTGCCGTGCGTCGTCGCGCCCAGCATGTGCGCGGTGATCACCGCCTGCTGCGAGGGCTGGCCGCGGCCGCCCGGCGCCGGCAGCGGGAAGCCGAGCTTCTTCAGCTCCTGCTCGGCAGCCTTGTAGTCGCCGCGGCGCAGCGCTTCGGTGGCGGCCTTGAAGCTGCGCTGCGTCGCGCGCAGATCCGCCTCGGGCAGCACGCTGGCGCGCACGTTGAAGTTCTGCACCGTCGTGTTCATGGCTTCCATGCGCCGCAGGTCGATCGGCGCGGGCACCGGCGGCGGCGCCGCCACTGCCGGTGCCTGCGCACGCGTGCCGCCGGGCACCTGCGGGGCGTTGTACAGCGGCGTCCCGGCACCCGCGGGATGACGGGCGTCCGCGTGGGCGATGTCGGGCCCGAACGAGAACGGCTCGGCGGCGTCCGTCGATCGGGTGAGCGACTGCACCGCCGGGTGCAGGTCGTGCAGCGCCATCTCGGCCCAGGGGTCGCGTTGGCCCGCGCCGCCTTCGAGCCCGGCCGGGGCCGCATCGGCTGTGGGGGCGCCATCGGCCGGGACGTCGCACGATGTTGTGGGCGGCAGGCCGGTGGTCGCGGAGCAGGTGGCGGGGTGGATCGAAGCCATGGTGTCGGTTCTTTCGAAGTGGTGGACACCCCAGCTATCGGAATCGGACGGCATTTCGATCCATCGACGTCCCACGTTCGCAGGGTGGGAGCGATCCCAGCGACGCGGCACGGAGGTCGGCGGCTGCCTCATCCTTGCGGGGGCAGTTGGCTTTTCGTAGGCTCGGTGACTCGCAGTCTTCGAGGGGCGGCCATGTTCGGATGGAGTCGGGCGCTGATGGCGGCAGCTGTTGCAGCAGCCTCGGGTCTCGCCGGCTGCGGAGGAGGCGCGCCGCTGCCGCCCGTACCCCACGATGAGGCCGCGAACGAGCGGCAGCAGCAGGCCTTCGTCGAAGCCCTGAAGCCGCGCCGGGCCGGGCGGCCGGTGGTCGCGGTGCTCGCCTTGAACGAAGGCACCGAGATGACCGACCTGCTGCTGCCGCATGCGGTGCTGCAGCGGGCCGGGGTGGCCGAGCTGCGCGTGGTCGCGCCGCGCGCCGGACGGGTGGTGCTGTATCCCGCGCTGCAGATCGACGGCGCGCAGGACTTCGCCGCGTTCGAGCAGATCCATCCTTCCGGCGCCGACTACGTGATCGTGCCGGCCATGCGTGATGACGACGATCCCGCGGTCACGGCCTGGCTGCGACGACAGGCGCAGCGCGGCGCACGGGTCATCGGCGTGTGCGTCGGCGGGCTGGTGGTGGGGCGGGCCGGACTGCTCGACGGCCGCCGTTTCGCGAGCCACTGGTACTACCGCGGCAAGCTGCTCGATCGCCATCCGAGCGGCACCTATGTGCCGCATCAGCGCTACGTGGTGGATCGCGATGTCGCCACCACCACCGGCATCACCGCCTCGGTGCCGACCATGCTGGCGCTGGTCGAGGCCATCGGCGGCCGCGACAGGGCGCAGGCCTTGGCGGCCGAGCTCGGCGTGGCCTCATGGACCCCCGTGCACGACAGCACCCCGTTCGCCCTCGATGCCGGGCGGGCACTGGGCTATGTGCTGAACAAGGCGACGTTCTGGCGCCGCGAGCGCTGGAGCGTCGACGTGCGTGACGGCATGGACGACGTGGCCCTCGCCCTGGCCGCCGATGCCTGGTCGCGCACCGGCCGCGTCGATGTCGAAGCCACGGCCGCGCGGCCGGTGACCCTGCGCAGCGGGCTGGTGCCGGTGGCGCAGCCTGCTGCGCAGGCGTTGCCGCGCCTGCCCCTGGTGCCGGCACTCAAGCCGGTGCAGCAGCTGGACCGCACGCTGTGCGAGATCGGCGAGCGCTACGGCACGTCGGCGCGCGACCGGGTCATGCTGGAGATGGAGTATCCGCAAGCAGCTGGCGCCTGCGCGGGTTGACCCGTGCTTCGCAGGTCCGGGTCCCTGATGGCGCCGGCCGTTCGGCGATCGACACCCATGCCGCATTTCGACGCGAGGCACGTCGATTGCTGATCCTGGGGTGACGGTAAGCGGCCGTCACCTTGGAAAGAGATCTGCCATGGACAAGCCCAGCATCGCGATGGCCATCATCGGCGCGGCGGCCGCGAGCCTGGTGTTCGGCGGCGCCTCCGACCCGAAGGCGGGCAGCATGCGCCACGACGTGCCGGCGCCTTCGGTCGGTGTGTCCTCACCCCGCGCGGCGAATCCGCTGGACTGCCCCGAGCAGCCGGTGGCGCGCCGGCCCAACCCGCCGGTCGTGCCGCCCACCGGGCCCACCGATCGACAGGTCAACACCTCGGGCACCGGCGCCGCCGGCGGTGCGGGGACCGTCGCGCCGACCCGGGCCGACGATCCGTGCGCGCCGACCGGACGCATGGCCGACCGGCTGCGCAGCGGCACCCCTTACCCGGCGTCGGGCGCCTCCCGGTAAATCAAGAGCTCCAGATGCGCGGCGCGCATGGCGCCAGCTGCCATGCGGTCTGGCGCCAGCGCTTCCACACCGCCACCATCAGCTTCATCATCGGCTCGACCCGCGGCGCCAGCACGCGCAGCACGACGACGCGCTCGCTGGGCGCGGTCGCTCCGGCGGTGCGGGCCAAGGGGTCGGCGGCGACGAGTTCGCGCGTGCCATCGAGCAGCGCTTCGCGGCGCGGCGCGTCGAGCGCCACTCCGGCGGCCAGCCACATCGTTCCGCTGACCGCGTGAGCGGCCCAGCCGAGCGGCGAGCGCAGCAGCCGCGTGTCGGCGCCGTCGACGATGCCGCGCTCCAGCCAGGTGCCCGGCAGCTCGATGTGCTGCACGAAGCGCCCGTGGTCGAAGGCTTCGCCGCTGGCGGGCAGGCCGAGCGCCAGCAGGTCCCAGCCGATCATCTCGGCGCCGGGTGCGAGCTCGAAGCGCAGGTGGTTGCTGCCACGCGCGCCGCGGTGGCAGATGGTTTCCAGCGGCAGCCACTCGAGCCGGGCACCGGCGCCCACGCGCGCGATGGCCGACTGCCGTGCTTCGTCGCCGGCGCTGCGGTAGAAGCGCGCCGCGCCGGGGGTGGTGAGCAGCGCGTGGGCACCGTCTTCGAGCTCGGCCGCAATCTCCAGCACGTCGCCGCCGACGATGCCGCCGGGCGGGTGCACCAGCACGTTGTGGCACACGGCCGGCGCTTCCGGATAGAGGCTTTGCAGCACGCGCAGCGGGCCGCGATGCCGGTCGTGCAGCCGGGTACGCTCGCCTTCGCGTCGGTAGTGCAGATCGAGTCGGCCGAGCCAGCCCATGGGTCGTCGTTGAATGGAGCCGCGAGTGTAGGGGCCGGCGCTGGCGCCGTGCGCGCGGAAGGAGCAAACTGTTTTCGGGCCACCGGCGCCCGCGGTGCCGGTGGCGCTGCCTGTTGCATCTCTTCTGACCGGAGGCCGTCATGTCGATCTCGCCCACCCTGTCGAACTTCCTGAAGGAAAGCGGCGCGCACTACGACGTCTGTGCGCATCCGCACAGCCGCACCAGCGCCGAGACCGCGCGCGTCGCGCACGTGCCGGAGCGGCTGCTGGCCAAGTCGGTGATGCTGGAGGATGACGACGGCTGCGTCATGGCGGTCGTGCCTGCGGACAGCCGGGTGCGCTTGAGCGCGCTGGCGCGCATGCTGGGCCGCTCCAACCTGCGCTTGTGCGAGGAGTCGACGCTGCGCGAGCTGTTCAAGGACTGCGACCCCGGCGCCGTGCCGGCCTTCGGCATGGCGTACGGCGTGGAGACCGCTGTCGACGACGAGCTGGTGCGCAACGCCGACATCTACGTCGAGAGCGGAGACCACGAGCAGCTGCTGCACATGTCGCGCGGCCAGTTCAGCGAGCTCATGGCGCACGCGCGCCACGGGCACTTCTGCCGCACGGAGCATTGAGCTGGCTCTTGCTGTCTTTCGGTTCTTCGAGGAGCTGAACGACTTTCTGGCGCCGCCTCGTCGCAAGCGCGAGTTCGAGCTCGCCTGTGCCGAAGCGGCGACGGTGAAGAACGCCATCGAGTCGGTGGGCGTGCCGCACACCGAGGTGGAGCTGATCGTCGCGAACGGCGACTCGGTCGACTTCGGCTACCGCGTGCGCGACGGCGACCGCATCGCGGTGTACCCGGTGTTCGAGGCGTTCGACATCACACCGCTGCTGCGCGTGCGGCCCGAGCCGCTGCGCGACCCGCGCTTCATTGCCGACGCGCAGCTCGGCGGCCTGGCGCGGCGGCTGCGGATGCTGGGCTTCGACACGCTCTACGACAACCACTTGCCGGACGACGAGATCCGCCGGCGGGCGGCCGCCGAGCACCGAACCATCCTCACGCGCGACCGGCAACTGCTCATCTGCCGCGACGTCACCCACGGCTGCTACGTGCATGCACTGAAGCCGCCGGAGCAGCTGCGCGAGATCGTCGAGCGGCTGCAGCTCGGCGGCAAGGCGCGGCCGTTCACGCGCTGCCTGTGCTGCAACGTGCCGCTGCAGGCAGTGGACAAGGCGGCGGTGCTGGACCGGCTGCCGCCCGCGGTGGCACGAGGGCAAACCCAGTTCCGACGTTGCGCCGCGTGTGATCGAATCTATTGGCCGGGGGATCACTTCCGGCGCATGCGGGCCGCGTTGGGCGAATTTTTTCTGTAGTGGGTGGTGGGCCCGGCGAGCCTGCCGACGAACGATAGACTTGCCCACCCCGGTATTGAACGAGGACGCTGCCAGTCATGACGAGCGGCGATATCCGACTCCTCTCCCGCAAGCGGGAGAGGAAGTGCATCCGGTCGCTGACGCGCGCCACATAAGCTTCCATGTACGCCAAATTCTTCGGCCTCAAGCAGGAGCCGTTCTCCATCGCGCCGGATCCGCGCTACCTCTTCATGAGCGAGCGCCATCGCGAGGCACTGGCGCACCTGCTGTACGGCGTGAACGGCGGCGGTGGCTTCGTGCTGCTGTCGGGCGAGATCGGCGCCGGCAAGACCACCGTGTGCCGCTGCTTCCTCGAGCAGATCCCGCGCCGCTGCAACGTCGCCTACATCTTCAACCCCAAGCTGACCGTCGAGGAGCTCCTCAGCTCCGTCTGCGAGGAGTTCCGCATCCCGTACGAGCACCCCGGCCCGGGCGTGCCGACGGTCAAGGACTACGTCGACGCGCTGAACCAGTACCTGCTGAAGACGCATGCCGTCGGGCAGAACAACGTGCTGATCATCGACGAAGCCCAGAACCTGTCGGCCGACGTGCTGGAGCAGCTGCGCCTGCTGACCAACCTGGAGACCAGCGAGCGCAAGCTGCTGCAGATCATTCTCATCGGCCAGCCCGAGCTGCGCGACATGTTGTCGCGGCCCGAGCTGGAGCAGCTTGCGCAGCGCGTCATCGCGCGCTTCCATCTCGAGGCGCTGTCCGAAGCCGAGACCGAGGCCTACATCCGCCACCGGCTCGGCGTCGCCGGCCTGCGCCGCGCCCTCCCGTTCGAGCGCAACGCGCTGCAGCGCATCCACCGCCTGTCGCGCGGCGTGCCGCGGCGCATCAACCTGCTGTGCGACCGTGCGCTGCTCGGCGCCTATGCCGGCGGCCTGCAGCGTGTC
The Piscinibacter sp. XHJ-5 DNA segment above includes these coding regions:
- a CDS encoding YbaK/EbsC family protein, with translation MSISPTLSNFLKESGAHYDVCAHPHSRTSAETARVAHVPERLLAKSVMLEDDDGCVMAVVPADSRVRLSALARMLGRSNLRLCEESTLRELFKDCDPGAVPAFGMAYGVETAVDDELVRNADIYVESGDHEQLLHMSRGQFSELMAHARHGHFCRTEH
- the urtC gene encoding urea ABC transporter permease subunit UrtC; protein product: MRAGVLAALIAVTVLAPVLNLLVPIGHPLHLSDYAVALIGKIMCYAICALAMDLIWGYTGILSLGHGVFFALGGYAMGMYLMRQIGRDGNYQSELPDFMVFLDWKTLPWHWSVSDSFAATLLLIVLVPGLLAFVFGYFAFRSRIKGVYFSIITQAMTFATMLLFFRNETGFGGNNGFTDFKRILGVAIARPSTRMVLFVLTGLTLIGFFLFARWLVASKFGRVLQAIRDAESRVMFTGYDPLRYKLTIWVISAVMCGIAGALYVPQVGIINPSEMSPAASIEIAIWTAVGGRASLVGPIVGAFFVNGAKSWFTQAFPEFWLYFLGALFIAVTLFLPQGIIGLLTRRKQEPRA
- the urtB gene encoding urea ABC transporter permease subunit UrtB; amino-acid sequence: MLAVVLPLAAHALTPDQVRAMATGDNDARAEAIAKVAASGDPRAPAFFQALLDDAVKTAGDRVFVVRDDKATDAATGAPATLPPDAEDIVNSNRMRGEIEAALASLKLLSPDVSQRAAAIRELGGAADEGRLPLIDKAYAAESDAGLKAQLGLLRAAVLISGSDKAKRLEAAKSLADSREPATKTLLLERLKPDAETEPEVRTQLKLALSAIESRLAWGERLGVAFTGVSLGSVLLLVALGLAITYGLMGVINMAHGELMMIGAYATYVVQNLFKAWLPGLFDWYIVAAIPAAFLAAGLVGAAMERSVIRFLYGRPLETLLATWGISLVLMQAVRSAFGAQNVQVENPGWLSGGVQALSNLTLPFNRIAIIVFAALVLAGLAFMVARTRLGLFVRGVTQNRPMAACMGVDTAKVDTYAFALGSGIAGLAGCALSQVGNVGPDLGQGYIVDSFMVVVLGGVGQLAGTVYAALGLGVLNKLLEGWQGAVLAKIMVLVFIVVFIQKRPQGLFAMKGRSAEA
- a CDS encoding urease accessory protein UreD, which codes for MGWLGRLDLHYRREGERTRLHDRHRGPLRVLQSLYPEAPAVCHNVLVHPPGGIVGGDVLEIAAELEDGAHALLTTPGAARFYRSAGDEARQSAIARVGAGARLEWLPLETICHRGARGSNHLRFELAPGAEMIGWDLLALGLPASGEAFDHGRFVQHIELPGTWLERGIVDGADTRLLRSPLGWAAHAVSGTMWLAAGVALDAPRREALLDGTRELVAADPLARTAGATAPSERVVVLRVLAPRVEPMMKLMVAVWKRWRQTAWQLAPCAPRIWSS
- the urtE gene encoding urea ABC transporter ATP-binding subunit UrtE, with the translated sequence MLKVNGINQYYGGSHILRNVGFDAELGQVTVVLGRNGVGKTTLLKSLMGVVPVKTGTIRLDGADITRDTPYERVRRGIGYVPQGREIFGRLTVEENLRMGLAYKPGSTAIPAELFELFPVLKQMLHRRGGDLSGGQQQQLAIARALAAGPKLLILDEPTEGIQPSIIKDIGRVIRMLADRKTMAIVLVEQYYDFAAELADQYLVMERGEVVQSGRGKDMTIDGVRQRMSI
- a CDS encoding DJ-1/PfpI family protein: MFGWSRALMAAAVAAASGLAGCGGGAPLPPVPHDEAANERQQQAFVEALKPRRAGRPVVAVLALNEGTEMTDLLLPHAVLQRAGVAELRVVAPRAGRVVLYPALQIDGAQDFAAFEQIHPSGADYVIVPAMRDDDDPAVTAWLRRQAQRGARVIGVCVGGLVVGRAGLLDGRRFASHWYYRGKLLDRHPSGTYVPHQRYVVDRDVATTTGITASVPTMLALVEAIGGRDRAQALAAELGVASWTPVHDSTPFALDAGRALGYVLNKATFWRRERWSVDVRDGMDDVALALAADAWSRTGRVDVEATAARPVTLRSGLVPVAQPAAQALPRLPLVPALKPVQQLDRTLCEIGERYGTSARDRVMLEMEYPQAAGACAG
- the urtD gene encoding urea ABC transporter ATP-binding protein UrtD, translating into MTPDLMEAGARVRAAMEAKKANPGSSGGRSASYGHVVHEGEVDTRHGPILYLDEITVSFDGFKALDALSLWIGAGELRCIIGPNGAGKTTMMDVITGKTRPDAGKAFFGSTIDLLRLRENQIASIGIGRKFQKPTVFEHLSVFQNLELALKDDRGVKAAMFFRLSGEQLDRIGAMLELIHLKDSAQRTAGALSHGQKQWLEIGMLLMQDPKLLLLDEPVAGMTDEETDRTAELFRSLQGNHSLVVVEHDMKFIHALTHDDPSKKVTVLHEGSVLAEGSLVEVQANEKVVEVYLGR
- a CDS encoding Mut7-C RNAse domain-containing protein, producing MALAVFRFFEELNDFLAPPRRKREFELACAEAATVKNAIESVGVPHTEVELIVANGDSVDFGYRVRDGDRIAVYPVFEAFDITPLLRVRPEPLRDPRFIADAQLGGLARRLRMLGFDTLYDNHLPDDEIRRRAAAEHRTILTRDRQLLICRDVTHGCYVHALKPPEQLREIVERLQLGGKARPFTRCLCCNVPLQAVDKAAVLDRLPPAVARGQTQFRRCAACDRIYWPGDHFRRMRAALGEFFL